TTAGTTCTTACTTTTGTTTTGTAATTTATTCATAACTATTGGAGAGAATAGAGAAAGTATTGTAAGTATAATAAGAACTTTAGAAACAGTACTTTGGAATAAAATACTCATACTTCCATGATTTAATATTATTGATCTTCTTAATCCTGATTCTCCAATTGGTCCAAGAATAAGTGCAAGAACAATAGAAGCTGAATTAAGTTCAAATTTATTGATGATATACCCGATTATACCAAACACAAACATAATCATAACGTCTGCCATTTGATTGTTAATAGCATAAGATCCAATAACACTCAGTGAGAAAATAAGTGGTATAAGATAGTTATCAGGTACCCTTGATATCTTTGCAAATAGTTTTGATCCAGTAAGTCCAAGTATAAGCATGAAAATATTAACTACAATGAATCCAGCAAAGAATGTATATGTAATTTTTCCATGTACTGTAAATAGGTCTGGTCCAGGTTGAAGCCCTTGAATTAAAAGACCACCAAGTAAAACAGCAGTAACACTTTCTCCAGGAATACCTAGTGTAAATGTTGGAATTAATGATCCACCAGTTACAGCATTGTTAGCTGCTTCTGCTCCAGCAATTCCTTCAATACTACCATGTCCAAATTCCTCTTTATGCTTAGAAAATCTTTTTGCTTCATTATATCCAAGGAAAGATGCGATACTTGCACCTGCACCAGGTAGGATTCCAATTATATTACCAATTACAGTAGATCTTAAAGCAGTTGGTAAAATCTGTTTTATCTCTTTTTTACTTAGCATAACCGTATCATCAAACTCAACAAGTTTTCCTGATTCCTTGATTTTTTTCTCAGCTAACATAAGAACTTGTGACATTGAGAAAAGTCCAATTAGTGATGCTGTAAATGGTACACCAGAAAGTAAACTTGGAATACCAAATGTAAATCTTGGGTTTCCAAGCATTGGGTCCATTCCTATAGTAGAAAACATAAGTCCTAAAGCACCTGAAATAAGTCCTTTTGTTATAGATTTAGTGCTGGCACCTGCTATTATTGTAAGTCCAAAAATTGATAGCCAGAAATACTCTGAAGGTCCAAATTTAAGAGCTAAAGTTGCTAAAGTAGGTGCAAAGAGATACAGAGAAATAGAACTTAGTATTCCACCAATAAATGATGCTATAACAGCAGTTCCTAATGCTTTACCTGCTTTTCCCTTTAAAGTAAGTTCGTAACCGTCAATGGCAGTTGCAGCAGCTGCTGGAGTTCCAGGTGTACGAATTAGAATTGCTGAAATAGAACCTCCAAATATTGCTCCACAATATACACCAGCAAGGACGATAAGTCCTGTAGATGCAGGCATACCAAAGGTAATAGGAATTAGTAATGCAACTCCCATAGCTGCAGATAGACCTGGTAGAGCTCCTATGGTGATTCCAATTCCAACACTTACACATGCTGCTACAAGGTTGATTGGTGATACTGCAGTGAAAAATCCGAATAATACATCTGACATATTATTCCCTCCCTATATTAAAAATCCAGTAGGTACAGGAACTTTTAAGAAAGTCACAAAGACCAAATAAATTAGTATACAGAAGCAGATGCTTGTTATAATACTAAATAAAAGTTTTGCTTTAAGTCCTACCATAGTAACAATTAAATATATCAATGTTGAAACAAAGAATCCAGCAATATCTATTAAGATAATATAGATAGCTGAAATAACAATGATAAAGAAAAATTGTGAGGGTTTGAAACCTTCAAATAATTTTTTATCATATGGTTTTTTATTCATAAATGTTTCAACAGCTAAAATTATAGTTAACACCAATAGAAGTAGACATACAAACATTGGATATCTTGCAGCTCTAGGTGGAAGTCCTTTAATCATTGCATAGTAGATTGCATTAAGTACAAGAAGTCCAATAGTTAAAATTTTATCATATTTTCCCATCTATATAATCCTCCTAAATTCCTAATTTAGGAACAATTTCCTTAATATAAGTTTCCTGTTCATTTATATAATTAGTTAGTTCTTCAGGAGACATGTATTGTAAAGGTAGATTTGCATTTTTTGATTTTTCAATATTGTCTTCTGATTCTAATGCTGCTTTAAATGTATCATGTAATTTCTTTATAATTGGTTCTGGAGTTCCTTTAGGAGCAACTAAAGCACGAGCTGAACCAAATAAAACGTTATATCCATTTTCTTTTAATGTTGGAACATCTGGGAAACTTTCTAATCTATTTTCTGTAAAAGATGCAAGAATACGTAATTCATGATTTTTTACAAGGTTTCCAACTTCACTGATTTTAGCAAC
The sequence above is a segment of the Fusobacterium sp. DD2 genome. Coding sequences within it:
- a CDS encoding tripartite tricarboxylate transporter TctB family protein; this translates as MGKYDKILTIGLLVLNAIYYAMIKGLPPRAARYPMFVCLLLLVLTIILAVETFMNKKPYDKKLFEGFKPSQFFFIIVISAIYIILIDIAGFFVSTLIYLIVTMVGLKAKLLFSIITSICFCILIYLVFVTFLKVPVPTGFLI
- a CDS encoding tripartite tricarboxylate transporter permease, with the translated sequence MSDVLFGFFTAVSPINLVAACVSVGIGITIGALPGLSAAMGVALLIPITFGMPASTGLIVLAGVYCGAIFGGSISAILIRTPGTPAAAATAIDGYELTLKGKAGKALGTAVIASFIGGILSSISLYLFAPTLATLALKFGPSEYFWLSIFGLTIIAGASTKSITKGLISGALGLMFSTIGMDPMLGNPRFTFGIPSLLSGVPFTASLIGLFSMSQVLMLAEKKIKESGKLVEFDDTVMLSKKEIKQILPTALRSTVIGNIIGILPGAGASIASFLGYNEAKRFSKHKEEFGHGSIEGIAGAEAANNAVTGGSLIPTFTLGIPGESVTAVLLGGLLIQGLQPGPDLFTVHGKITYTFFAGFIVVNIFMLILGLTGSKLFAKISRVPDNYLIPLIFSLSVIGSYAINNQMADVMIMFVFGIIGYIINKFELNSASIVLALILGPIGESGLRRSIILNHGSMSILFQSTVSKVLIILTILSLFSPIVMNKLQNKSKN